DNA sequence from the Amycolatopsis sp. Hca4 genome:
GAACCCCGGAGTCACGACACCCATGCGGCTCTCCCTTCCCGATCGCGACGAGCCTACGCCCGGACGTGCAGCCCCAGCGACGTGACGAGCACCGCAGCCTGTTCGGGCGACACGATCGCCCCGGCCAGCTCGGCGTCCAGCGGGTCGAGCGCGGAGAGGTCACTGCCCCGCAGCTCGGCTTTCGCCAGCTTGACGGCGTGCAGCGACGCCCCGGACAGGTCGACGTCGGCGAACACCGCGCCGGCGCAGTTCGCCCCGGTGAGGTCGGCCTCGCGCATCCGGACGCCCTGGAAGGTGACGGCCCGCAGGTCGGCCCCCGCCAGCCCGGCGAACGACCAGTCCCCGCCGGTGACCCGCAGCGGCCGCAGCTCGCACTCGGTGAACGTGGCGCCGACGAGCTTGCACCCGGTGAATTCGGCGTCGAAGAAGGTGCACCGCCGGAAAGAGCAGCCGGTGAACGCCGAGTCCGTATGCCGGGACGCGTTGAAGCGCACGTTGCCGAAGACGCAGTCGGTGAAGACCGCGTTCCGCGTGACCGCCTCCGAGAAGTCGACCTCGTGGAACTCGCACCGCACGTAGTGCCGCCCGCTGATCTCCTCCCCGTACCAGTCGTCACGGAGGAACCGCCGGTCCTCTTGCACGGTCTCGGCCATGCCGCCAGGCTAGCGGCAGACCGACACCGGAGGGGCCGCGCATGCTCGACGCCCACGCCGTCCGCGCGGCGGTGCCGATGACCGCCGCCGTGAACGCGGTGCGAGAGGCGTTCCTCGACCTCGCGGCCGGCCGTTTCGTGGTGCCGCAACGGTTGTCGTTCGCGGGCGGCACGACGCTGGTGATGAGCGCCTGCCACACGCCGACGTCGACGACGGTGGTGAAGACGCTCAACCTGACTCCCGGCCGGACGCCGATGATCCTCGGGACGTTGGTGTGGAACACCGCGGCCGGTCAGGTGGTCGCCGACGCCGTCGAGGTCACGACGCTGCGCACCGGCGCGGTGTCCGGCGTGGCCACGGACCTGCTCGCCCCGCCCGAGGCGAACCGCTTGGCGTTGCTCGGCACCGGCGCCCAGGCGGCCGACCAGGTGCGTGCCGTGGCGGCCGTGCGCCCGGTCCGCCGGCTGGCGGTGTTCGGCCGGTCCCCCGCGCGCGCTTCGGCGTTGGCCGGGCGGTTGGGAGCCGAGTTCCCGGACGTGGTGGTGCGGGTGGCTTCGAGCGCCGCGGATGCGGTGGCCGACGCGGAGATCGTCTGTTGCGCTACTTCATCGAGTACTCCTCTCTTCGGTGTCGAGGACTTGCCGGAACGGGTGCACGTCAACGCGATCGGGTCGTACCTGCCGTCCATGCGGGAGTTGCCCGCGGAGTTGCTGGCCACCGCGGGGTGCGTGGTGGTGGATCAGGCCGAGGCGGCGCTGGCCGAGGCGGGCGAGGTGATCCACGCCGTCGACGCTGGTTTTCTGGAGCGGGGTGAGCTGATCGAGCTGGGTTCGGCTCTGCGTCGG
Encoded proteins:
- a CDS encoding ornithine cyclodeaminase family protein, translating into MLDAHAVRAAVPMTAAVNAVREAFLDLAAGRFVVPQRLSFAGGTTLVMSACHTPTSTTVVKTLNLTPGRTPMILGTLVWNTAAGQVVADAVEVTTLRTGAVSGVATDLLAPPEANRLALLGTGAQAADQVRAVAAVRPVRRLAVFGRSPARASALAGRLGAEFPDVVVRVASSAADAVADAEIVCCATSSSTPLFGVEDLPERVHVNAIGSYLPSMRELPAELLATAGCVVVDQAEAALAEAGEVIHAVDAGFLERGELIELGSALRRPPVVDGRTVFKSVGLAVQDWAIARLLGQVCWSGG
- a CDS encoding pentapeptide repeat-containing protein, translated to MAETVQEDRRFLRDDWYGEEISGRHYVRCEFHEVDFSEAVTRNAVFTDCVFGNVRFNASRHTDSAFTGCSFRRCTFFDAEFTGCKLVGATFTECELRPLRVTGGDWSFAGLAGADLRAVTFQGVRMREADLTGANCAGAVFADVDLSGASLHAVKLAKAELRGSDLSALDPLDAELAGAIVSPEQAAVLVTSLGLHVRA